In Betaproteobacteria bacterium, the following proteins share a genomic window:
- a CDS encoding DegT/DnrJ/EryC1/StrS family aminotransferase, which yields MNTPEAGTSLVAEVEHVALSDPDISTTELDLVAAVLRSPHLSSGNTVAAFEEQFAAYVGRDHGVAVASGTLGAWLGLRALGIGAGDEVIAPAYAWHQIAHAVVLAGATPVLADIDYWSHCVAPKAVVEKIGPATRAIIAGNTNGHPAAWRELTALARARRLALIEDSTEAIGSRYLGRRVGGFGDIAVFDFSQPSALCCGEGGMVVTDDPKLATELRYLRARSLADRRSVSVGSRVPLQTAMSELTAALGLAQLARVVQILERRKRVESWYRDEMQSFEGIKPPYEAPDIDEVHWMLYVVHLGTRFTASARNQIVDDLETQGIETAAFCLPLHRQFAYAERSAARGGLPTTERIADRSLALPFHGHLDAERVKYIVKTLKDASVNVGAGAAIYL from the coding sequence AAGCGGGCACGAGTCTGGTCGCGGAAGTCGAGCACGTCGCGCTGTCCGACCCCGACATCAGCACGACGGAGCTCGATCTCGTCGCGGCTGTGCTGCGCTCGCCGCACCTTTCCTCCGGCAATACGGTGGCGGCGTTCGAGGAGCAGTTTGCCGCCTATGTCGGTCGCGACCATGGGGTTGCGGTCGCAAGCGGCACGCTGGGCGCGTGGCTCGGTCTGCGTGCGCTCGGCATCGGCGCCGGCGACGAGGTCATCGCGCCGGCCTACGCGTGGCACCAGATCGCCCATGCCGTCGTGCTCGCCGGCGCAACGCCGGTGCTGGCCGACATCGACTACTGGTCGCACTGCGTCGCGCCGAAAGCCGTGGTCGAGAAGATCGGCCCGGCCACCCGTGCCATCATTGCGGGCAACACCAACGGCCACCCGGCGGCGTGGCGCGAGCTCACCGCGCTCGCCCGCGCACGCCGTCTCGCGCTCATCGAGGATTCGACCGAAGCCATCGGCTCGCGCTACCTTGGCCGGCGCGTGGGCGGCTTCGGCGACATCGCCGTGTTCGACTTCTCGCAGCCCTCGGCGCTCTGTTGCGGCGAGGGCGGGATGGTCGTGACCGACGACCCCAAGCTGGCGACGGAGCTTCGTTACCTGCGCGCGCGCAGCCTCGCCGACCGGCGTTCGGTGTCGGTCGGCAGCCGCGTGCCACTGCAGACGGCCATGAGCGAGCTGACCGCCGCCCTCGGGCTCGCCCAGCTCGCGCGCGTCGTGCAGATCCTGGAACGGCGCAAGCGCGTCGAAAGCTGGTACCGCGACGAGATGCAGTCCTTCGAGGGCATCAAGCCGCCCTACGAGGCGCCGGACATCGACGAGGTGCACTGGATGCTCTACGTCGTGCACCTGGGCACGCGCTTCACGGCGAGCGCGCGTAACCAGATCGTCGACGATCTCGAGACCCAGGGCATCGAGACTGCAGCGTTCTGCCTGCCCCTGCACCGACAGTTCGCCTACGCCGAGCGCAGTGCCGCCCGCGGTGGCCTGCCCACGACCGAGCGCATCGCCGACCGCAGCCTGGCGCTCCCCTTCCACGGCCACCTCGATGCCGAGCGGGTGAAGTACATCGTCAAGACCTTGAAGGACGCATCCGTCAACGTCGGCGCCGGTGCCGCCATCTACCTCTAG
- a CDS encoding SIR2 family protein: MTLPTALTDRLLAGTVVPYLGPRTLELTPEYAVPATPEALAARLTAKVSVPYRIRGRLTQSAQFIENFKHRRTLVDLMDEAFAQPPVPSALHRALARIAPPLVVDAWYDNAMAAALADRRDWGQVQGLSQSEHFGTWTGWYGASGAPVPDPDPQWKTILYKPLGAQAPAGNYLVSDSDYVEVLTEIDIQTPIPREVQALRTGRGFLFLGCRFNDQLPRGFARQIMKRSSDRHWAVLPDEPTRMEARFLAEQGIERIAVPLDAFAEALCATLEPA, from the coding sequence ATGACCCTGCCCACCGCCCTGACCGACCGGCTGCTCGCCGGTACCGTCGTTCCCTACCTCGGTCCGCGTACGCTCGAACTCACACCCGAATACGCCGTGCCGGCCACGCCAGAGGCACTCGCCGCGCGCCTCACCGCAAAAGTGTCGGTGCCGTACCGGATTCGCGGACGGCTCACGCAGTCGGCGCAGTTCATCGAGAACTTCAAGCACCGCCGGACCCTCGTCGACCTGATGGACGAGGCGTTCGCACAGCCGCCCGTGCCTTCGGCCCTGCACCGCGCGCTCGCGCGGATCGCGCCGCCGCTCGTGGTCGATGCGTGGTACGACAACGCCATGGCTGCTGCGCTTGCCGACCGGCGCGACTGGGGTCAGGTGCAGGGATTGTCGCAGTCCGAGCATTTCGGCACGTGGACCGGCTGGTACGGCGCGAGCGGCGCACCGGTGCCCGATCCGGACCCGCAGTGGAAGACGATCCTGTACAAGCCGCTGGGCGCCCAGGCGCCGGCCGGCAACTATCTGGTGTCCGACTCCGACTACGTGGAGGTGCTGACCGAGATCGACATCCAGACGCCGATCCCGCGTGAAGTGCAGGCGTTGCGGACCGGCCGCGGCTTCCTCTTTCTCGGCTGCCGCTTCAACGATCAGTTGCCGCGCGGCTTTGCGCGCCAGATCATGAAGCGGTCGAGCGATCGGCACTGGGCGGTGCTGCCGGATGAGCCGACGCGCATGGAGGCGCGCTTCCTCGCCGAGCAGGGCATCGAGCGTATCGCCGTGCCGCTCGATGCGTTCGCCGAAGCGCTGTGCGCGACGCTGGAGCCCGCCTGA
- the draG gene encoding ADP-ribosyl-[dinitrogen reductase] hydrolase — translation MSDSELHDRALGAYLGLAIGDALGAPVEFMTAREIAHKFGTFRHMTGGGWLRLAAGQVTDDTTMSLALGDALVACGGWDLRAVADAFVRWLKAKPVDCGNACRRGLQRYIADGSLSAPPSEGDAGNGAVMRNLPVVLATLADDAAFQRQTLGQSHITHNHPLSDAAALTLGRMASMLILGGATVDCRPFADRLFAEQPKFRFTRYPGRASGYVVDTVQTVLHHFFAHEDFEACLIAVVSRGEDADTNAALAGMLAGARCGARRLPKSWLRTLDPATRHHIEAQTPALLALGRKPPAAAVA, via the coding sequence ATGTCTGACAGCGAGCTTCACGACCGCGCGCTCGGCGCCTATCTCGGGCTTGCGATCGGTGACGCCCTTGGCGCGCCGGTGGAGTTCATGACGGCGCGCGAGATCGCGCACAAGTTTGGCACGTTCCGCCACATGACCGGGGGCGGCTGGCTGCGACTCGCCGCCGGACAGGTGACGGACGACACCACCATGAGCCTCGCCCTGGGCGATGCGCTCGTCGCTTGCGGCGGCTGGGACCTGCGCGCGGTCGCCGATGCTTTCGTCCGCTGGCTCAAAGCCAAGCCGGTGGACTGCGGCAATGCGTGCCGGCGCGGCCTGCAACGCTACATCGCTGACGGTTCGCTGAGCGCCCCGCCGAGCGAGGGCGACGCGGGCAATGGCGCCGTCATGCGCAATCTGCCGGTCGTGCTGGCGACCCTGGCGGACGACGCAGCCTTCCAGCGGCAGACGCTCGGGCAGTCCCACATCACGCACAACCACCCGCTGTCCGATGCTGCCGCGCTCACCTTGGGGCGCATGGCGAGCATGCTGATCCTGGGAGGCGCCACCGTGGACTGCAGGCCATTCGCCGACCGGCTGTTCGCCGAGCAGCCGAAGTTCCGCTTCACGCGCTATCCCGGGCGGGCAAGCGGATACGTGGTCGACACCGTGCAAACGGTGCTGCATCACTTCTTCGCTCACGAGGACTTCGAAGCGTGCCTGATCGCCGTCGTCAGTCGTGGCGAGGACGCCGACACCAATGCGGCGCTCGCGGGTATGCTCGCCGGTGCCCGCTGCGGCGCGCGCCGGTTGCCGAAGTCATGGCTGCGGACGCTCGATCCTGCCACCCGGCACCACATCGAAGCGCAGACGCCGGCGCTTCTTGCGCTCGGCAGGAAACCTCCGGCGGCAGCCGTCGCCTGA
- a CDS encoding NAD(+) ADP-ribosyltransferase encodes MSAESAPPQAHAYVYGTNLVKVPAWVLASTEFNARPQQLHVRGTRASVPGLFRMLDASADAAAAGQTFAHYMELVFRRPPPHGAAAGRRHRATWRELLAGWGMDSNGAAGAVMKGWVESRFGLAPTFHREPLGRFPSPAWLRYLEDKASSRYHNNDIDRQLDLLFEYAQWFIGRFGMPGRTFVRLWRGVNRFAEQAVVRGSLRDRACVLRLNNLVSFSLSRERAEEFGDWILEAEVPATKLVFFQGLVPGAPLSGEGEALVIGGDYEVKAAYV; translated from the coding sequence GTGAGCGCAGAGAGTGCACCGCCGCAGGCGCATGCGTATGTCTACGGCACGAACCTCGTCAAGGTACCGGCGTGGGTGCTCGCCTCCACCGAGTTCAACGCACGTCCGCAGCAGCTTCACGTGCGTGGCACGCGCGCCAGCGTGCCCGGACTGTTTCGCATGCTCGATGCGTCCGCCGACGCAGCCGCCGCCGGACAGACGTTCGCGCACTACATGGAGCTCGTGTTCCGGCGTCCGCCGCCCCACGGCGCGGCTGCCGGGCGCCGCCACCGTGCCACCTGGCGCGAACTGCTCGCCGGCTGGGGCATGGATTCCAACGGTGCCGCTGGCGCGGTGATGAAGGGATGGGTGGAAAGCCGCTTCGGCCTGGCACCCACGTTTCACCGGGAACCGCTGGGGCGCTTCCCGTCTCCGGCGTGGCTGCGCTACCTGGAGGACAAGGCGAGCAGCCGCTATCACAACAACGACATCGACCGACAGCTCGATCTGCTGTTCGAGTACGCGCAATGGTTCATTGGCCGCTTCGGCATGCCGGGGCGCACTTTCGTCCGCCTGTGGCGGGGCGTGAACCGTTTCGCCGAGCAGGCGGTGGTGCGCGGTTCGCTGCGTGATCGTGCCTGCGTGCTGCGCCTCAACAACCTGGTGTCATTCAGTCTGTCGCGCGAGCGTGCGGAGGAGTTCGGCGACTGGATCCTCGAGGCCGAGGTGCCGGCGACCAAGCTCGTCTTCTTTCAGGGGCTGGTTCCCGGAGCGCCGCTCTCGGGCGAAGGCGAGGCGCTGGTGATCGGCGGTGACTATGAAGTGAAGGCGGCGTATGTCTGA